A part of Corynebacterium mustelae genomic DNA contains:
- a CDS encoding glutamate ABC transporter substrate-binding protein, translating to MKTRFGKVVAIGVSAVLCSGVLVACGGGGAGQGLLAGIESGTVTLGTKYDQPGLGLKEADGSMSGLDVDVATYVVNHIAKEKGWAEPTITWRETPSAQRETLINNGEVDMIVATYSINKSRAESVDFGGPYLLTHQALLVRADDTSITTLEDLSGGKILCSVSGSTPAQKVKEALPDVQLQEYDTYSSCVEALRQKNVDALTTDATILNGYSQQDPGAFKVVEMEKDGKPFTNEHYGIGVAKGDAEATAAINAALTQMYDSGEFDAIVAKNLGDQAAGVTQATPGDLSFIE from the coding sequence GTGAAAACACGTTTCGGAAAAGTTGTAGCTATCGGCGTCAGTGCTGTTTTGTGTTCTGGTGTCTTGGTCGCCTGCGGCGGGGGTGGTGCTGGTCAGGGACTTTTGGCCGGAATTGAATCGGGCACGGTCACTTTGGGTACTAAGTATGATCAACCAGGTCTGGGTCTGAAGGAGGCCGATGGCTCTATGTCCGGGTTGGACGTCGATGTAGCAACCTACGTGGTTAATCACATTGCGAAGGAAAAAGGGTGGGCAGAACCAACAATCACGTGGCGGGAGACCCCATCTGCCCAGCGTGAGACACTGATTAACAACGGTGAAGTGGATATGATCGTCGCAACGTATTCCATCAATAAATCGCGGGCGGAATCGGTGGATTTCGGCGGGCCGTATCTATTAACCCACCAAGCACTTTTGGTACGAGCTGATGACACCAGTATCACCACATTGGAGGATCTTTCCGGTGGAAAGATTTTGTGTTCGGTTTCAGGCTCAACCCCAGCTCAAAAGGTGAAAGAGGCATTGCCAGATGTTCAACTGCAAGAATATGACACGTATTCTTCCTGCGTAGAGGCATTGCGGCAGAAGAACGTGGATGCGTTGACTACCGATGCCACGATCCTCAATGGGTATTCGCAACAAGATCCGGGCGCGTTCAAAGTAGTAGAGATGGAAAAGGACGGAAAACCATTCACCAATGAGCATTATGGTATCGGGGTGGCCAAGGGTGATGCCGAAGCTACGGCTGCCATTAATGCGGCGCTGACGCAGATGTATGACTCAGGCGAATTTGATGCGATTGTGGCGAAAAACCTCGGTGACCAGGCAGCCGGGGTGACTCAAGCAACACCAGGTGACTTGTCGTTTATTGAATAG
- a CDS encoding amino acid ABC transporter ATP-binding protein translates to MIAFVDVDKYFGDFHALKNINISIPRGQVVVILGPSGSGKSTLCRTINRLETIENGSIFIDGQALPEEGKALAQLRSDVGMVFQQFNLFPHMSIRDNVTLGPIKVRKLTKAAAASLAMELLERVGIANQADKYPAQLSGGQQQRVAIARALAMQPKVMLFDEPTSALDPEMVNEVLDVMSDLAGAGMTMVCVTHEMGFARRAADRVLFMDEGAIVEDSPPDEFFQRPRTDRARDFLSKILAH, encoded by the coding sequence ATGATCGCTTTTGTTGACGTGGATAAGTATTTTGGCGACTTTCATGCGCTGAAAAATATCAACATATCGATTCCCAGGGGGCAAGTAGTTGTCATTTTGGGGCCGTCAGGCTCCGGAAAATCCACACTGTGTCGCACAATCAATCGTTTAGAAACGATAGAAAACGGCTCGATATTCATTGATGGTCAAGCTTTGCCGGAAGAAGGTAAAGCGTTGGCGCAATTGCGATCCGATGTGGGGATGGTATTTCAGCAGTTTAATTTGTTCCCACACATGAGTATCCGGGACAACGTCACCTTAGGGCCGATAAAGGTACGGAAACTAACCAAAGCTGCAGCAGCATCGCTTGCCATGGAATTGTTAGAACGGGTGGGGATCGCCAATCAGGCGGATAAATATCCGGCTCAGCTTTCCGGTGGCCAACAACAGCGGGTGGCTATTGCCCGCGCGTTGGCGATGCAACCAAAGGTAATGCTTTTCGACGAGCCCACCTCCGCGCTCGACCCAGAAATGGTCAATGAAGTGCTAGATGTCATGTCTGATCTCGCAGGTGCTGGCATGACCATGGTCTGCGTCACTCATGAAATGGGGTTTGCCCGGCGCGCGGCCGATCGAGTGCTGTTTATGGATGAGGGCGCAATAGTGGAGGATAGTCCCCCGGATGAGTTTTTTCAGCGACCACGCACGGATCGGGCCCGGGATTTCTTATCCAAAATTCTGGCACATTAA
- the cobO gene encoding cob(I)yrinic acid a,c-diamide adenosyltransferase, with protein MPKGKVDPANIPNDGLTTRQRRLLPITAVHTGPGKGKSTAAFGMALRAWNQGMNIGVFQFVKSAKWKVGEESVFKRLGQLHDETGEGGSVEWHKMGEGWSWSKKAGSEEDHARDAQEGWLEIKRRLADQAHDFYVLDEFTYPIKWGWIDVDDVVATLQSRPGVQHVVMTGRDADPKLVEIADLVTEMTKIKHPMDVGRKGQKGIEW; from the coding sequence ATGCCTAAGGGGAAAGTAGATCCAGCAAACATCCCAAATGATGGTTTGACCACCCGGCAACGTCGGCTGTTGCCAATCACGGCTGTGCATACGGGGCCGGGTAAGGGCAAGTCAACCGCAGCGTTCGGAATGGCGCTTCGTGCGTGGAACCAAGGTATGAATATCGGTGTCTTTCAATTCGTGAAGTCTGCAAAGTGGAAAGTGGGGGAGGAGTCTGTCTTTAAACGACTGGGGCAGCTGCATGACGAAACTGGTGAGGGAGGTAGCGTCGAATGGCACAAAATGGGGGAAGGGTGGTCGTGGTCAAAAAAGGCGGGTTCGGAGGAGGACCACGCTCGCGATGCTCAAGAGGGTTGGCTTGAGATCAAGCGTCGGTTAGCTGATCAGGCGCATGATTTTTACGTTCTGGATGAATTTACTTACCCGATCAAATGGGGCTGGATTGATGTTGATGACGTAGTAGCGACGCTTCAAAGCCGTCCTGGGGTTCAGCATGTGGTGATGACTGGTCGGGATGCGGATCCGAAACTTGTTGAGATTGCCGATTTAGTCACTGAGATGACCAAGATCAAACACCCTATGGACGTAGGACGCAAGGGGCAAAAAGGAATTGAATGGTAG